GTGACCATGTCTATATCTGCCAAGAATGCGGGTTGAAAATAGACCGCGATTTGAATGCGGCTATGAACTTAAAGTATTATAATCACTGTAAAGTAGTGTAATCACTGTAAAGTAGTGTAATGCTATGTACCGTGGGCTGCACGGGAATTTAAGCCTTTGGACTTCCGAACAAACTTGAGTAGCTTTGGCGAAAGAGAGAAAGATGAAGAAGGAAAAATAGAGAAAGATGAAAAAGGAAAAATCTGGACTATGACACTTTTGTGTAGGTTTTCAGTAGCAGAATAGGAGAGAGGAAATGCGTATACTCAACGTTCGTTTCAAAAACCTCAACTCTCTTTTTGGAGAGTGGACAATCGACTTGACAAATCCAGCCTACGTCTCCGACGGAATTTTCGCGATAACGGGCCCGACGGGGGCCGGCAAGACCACTCTCCTGGACGCCGTCTGTCTGGCGCTCTATGGACGTACCCCGCGGCTTAAAGACGTGACCCAGGGCACCAACGAGGTCATGTCCCGTCACACCGGCGAGTGTTTTGCCGAGGTCCTTTTTGAAACGGGGGCCACCTACGGAAAGGAAGCCGAAAAATATTGCGCTTTCTGGGGACAACACCGGGCTCACAAAAGTCCGGGTGGTGTGTTGCAGCCTCCTCGTCACGAAATCTCGGACGCTGCGGCGGGGACGATCCTTCAGACGCGGCAGCGGGATACCGCCGATAAGATCAGAGAGGTGACGGGGCTCACATTTGACCAGTTCGTCCGTTCCATTTTGCTGGCTCAAGGTGGCTTTTCCGCGTTTTTACAAAGCGACCCCGGTGATCGCTCACCGATTCTAGAACAAATCACGGGCACGGAGATCTACAGCCAGATTTCGATGAAGGTTCACGAGGTGAGAAACATTGAGCGAGCCGATTTTTCCACTTTGGAGGCCGAAATATCAGGGATGGAGATGCTGGAACCGGAGGAAAGGGAGGCGCTGGAGGACCAATTGGCGACTCAGCTCCAGTCGGAGATAGAAGCGGAAAAAAACCTGGAGTGCTATCGAGCCGAACTCGACTGGCTGGAGAACATGGAGACGCTTCAGAAAGATCTGGAGATCTTGGAAGATCGCCATCGAGACCTGACCAGGCGGCAGGAGGGATTCGAGTCGGAGCGCAAACGCCTGGATCGAGCTCAGCATGCCTTGGAGTTTGGAAGCGCCTATGCTGCTCTAAACGCTCTTCGTAAAGAACAGGAACAAGAAAAAAGAACGCTCTTCGGGTGCCATGCGAAACTGCCGGAACTGGAGTCCAACGTGCGGCGTTCGGAAGAGTCTGTACAGTTGGCAAACGCCGCCTGCTCGGAAAAACAGACGGAGCAAAAAAACCTTTTAGACCTTTTGCGCAAAATTCGAGAGCTGGACCTCAAGCAGGAGGAGAAAAGCGCCCCGATCCGGGAGGCTCAGGAGGCCGCCGAAAATTTGGCTAAAATGGCTGGAGAATTGTACATCCAATGGGAAAAAAACCGCTCTCAGTTTGAAACCACTCAGGTTCGCCTCAGGGATGTCCGAAAATTCTTGCAGGATAACGCGACGGACGAACGATTAGCCGAGCAGTTGGCCGGAATGAAGGCGCGCTTCGATTCCCTGCGCGCTTCCCTCGAAAAGCGGGACCGTTTGGACCGTGAACGCGTCTTGGCCTTACAACAAAAGCAGGACGCCCAGGACTATTGGAATGGGCAAAGCATTCTCTACGAGACGGCAAAAGCGAAATTCACGTTGGGAGAAAACGTGCTCCGAAAACAAAAGGGCCTTTTGGACGAAACTCTGGGGACGCGCACCATCGCGGACTGGCGTGAGGAGCTTTCGGCATTGGCTGAGCGGAAAATGAAGCAAGGGCAGATCGAGGAAATCATTCTGCGCCGCGTTGAAGAGATTAACGTGGAGGAAACGCTGAAAACACGCGCCAAGACTCTGAAAAACCTCCAAAAGGAATGCCAGGACAAAATCTCCGAACAGCAGGATAAAATCCAGGCAACGGAAAAAGAAATAGAATACCTCGAAACACAGATAACCCTTCTGCGGCGCATCAAAGATCTGGAAGAGGCCAGAGGCCACTTGCGGAATGGGGAGCCTTGCCCTCTCTGCGGCTCCACCGCGCATCCCTACGCCTCTGGTAACATGCCCCACATGGACGAAGTGGAATTGGCCATGCGTCAGATAAAGGATAACCTGAGAAAGGAAAACGAGGCGCTTTCGGCCTTGCAGATCAAGAACGCCCAATTGGGGCAGGAAACGATCCAGAACGAGGAGGAACAAGGGCGGCTTCGAATCCAGTTGCAAACTCATGAAGGACAGTTGGCCGATGGGTTGTCGGAGTTGGAGTTGGTCGTCCCCATGAACGTGGATCCCTTGCCTAGCCTGAATCGGCAGAAGCAAAAGACGGAAGAGGTTTTGCAAAAAACGCGATTGACCATCGAACGAGCGGAAAAAGCAGAAAAAGAGCTGCGCTTGGCTAGGGAAGGACTGGAACGAGCGCGGGAAGAACGAGACCAATTGGCCCGTTCCCAGCAGGAGGCGGAGTTTCGTAAGGAAAACACCACCCGCGAGTGGACTCGGCTGACCCAAGAAGTTCGTCTTCATGGCGAAGAGCTGAAAAACATCCGAGCCGACCTGGTTCATCAGGTGTTACCCTTCGGGTTCAAAAACCTTCCCGACGAGAAGCCGGAACAGGTTCTAGAATCTCTCGAAGCGCGGTCGCGAAGATGGCAGGAGAACTACCGGCTCAGAGTGGAGCTGGAAAAACAGATTTCCGTGCAAGAACGCGATCTTCACCATACGCGGACCAACTTGGACAGTTCGAACTTGGAATTGAAAGAGAAAAACGAGATGGCCAGAAAGCTGAGAGCGGAAAAAGACGCGCTCCGGCAGCAGCGGGTGAGTCTCTTGGGCGAGAAGGACCCGGACACGGAGGAGGCGGCCCAGGCCCAGACCGTCGCGGCGGCGCTGGAACAAGTGGAGATCAGGCGCAAGGATCGGGAAAAGGTTTTACAGGATTTTGCGAATATGCAATTCCGCATGGACGAACTAGGGAAGTCCATCCATATTCGGGCTGACAGTCTGCAAAAAGCGGAACTTGCCTTTAAAAAGAAACTCCTCGCCAGTAATTTCGGGAACGAGGACGCGTACCTGGCGTCCTGCCTGTCCGAGACGGAGCGCAGGACTTTGCAAGAGCGAGCGCAAACCCTGGCCACGGAAAGGGTGGAACTGGACGCCCGGAGGATGGACAAAAAATTCGGCCTCGAAGAACTTCGGCGCCGGCAAGTATCGAACTGTTCCTTGGAGGAGGTGAGAGAGCGAAAAGCTCAGGCAACCAACCACTACAATGCCCTGCAGCAGTCAATCGGGGCTCTTCGTTCCCGCTTGAAGGACGAGGAAGAATTTTCCAGAAAAAAACAGAACCGGGCCTCTGCCGCTGAAAAACAAAAGCAGGAATACCTGCGCTGGGAAAAATTGCACGACTTGATCGGTTCCGCCGATGGGCAGAAATACCGTAATTTCGCCCAAGGCCTGACCTTCGAGATGGTTCTTAGCAACGCGAATCAGCAGCTTCAGAAGATGATGGACCGCTATTTCCTGGTGCGGGACGAAAACCGTCCTTTGGAACTTAGAGTTGTGGACAACTACCAGGCAGGGGAGGTCCGTTCGGCTAAAAATCTATCGGGGGGAGAGAGTTTTATCGTCAGCCTTGCTTTAGCCTTGGGACTTTCCCAGATGGCTAGCCAAAAAATTCGGATGGACTCGCTTTTTCTGGACGAGGGATTCGGCGCCCTGGACGAAGAGGCGTTGGATGTGGCCCTTTCCACACTCACCGGCTTGAGGCGAGAGGGCAAGATGATCGGTATTATCTCCCACGTGGAGGCCCTGAAGGAGCGCATCGCCACCCAGATTGAGATCATCCCTCAGGGAGACGGGCACAGTATTATCCGGGCCCCCGGGTGTGTTCGTGTCTCCTGACAAATAATCGAGGAAATCCGAATGAAAATCTGGGTGGCGGGGTTCGGCAACGAGTACCGAGAAGACGATGGGGCGGGAGTGCTTCTTGCCAGCCGTATTTACGCGTTTTTGGCCGAAGATTCGAGTCTGGAGGTTTCCTTGTGCCTCGAACACCAATTGCTCCCCGAACTGGCGGAGGAGCTGAACGTGGACTTGGCGATCTTTTGCGACGCGGATGCTATCCTTCACGAAAAGGGATTTTTCCTCCGGGAGGTCTTTCCGAATTCACGGATAGAGGGTTTCAATATGCATTCTATGGGGCCGGAGTGGCTCTTGGATCTCGCGGGAAAAACGGTGAAAGCGCCTTGTCGGTCTTTGCTCATTACGGTGTCGGGAGAGCGTTTCGATTTTTCTGCTGCCCCTACTCCCCTTTGCCTCGAACGCATCCAGAGGGCAGAGGTGGCGTTCAAAGAGTTCTGGCAGGTTTTAAAACAAGGGTCTTTTTCCTCCACGCCTCGGTTATAATAAAAATATCAAAATAAAGCGCCTAAATTTACAACGTCGTTAGCGACGACGTTTGTTTTGCATTTGGTTTCTTGCCATGTGTCTACTTTCATGTTAAACTCCTTTAATGCGGCTGTAAATATTCTCAGAGTGGGGGCATCCACTCTTAAAGGAGAAGACGTAAGACCGGTTTCAGTTGGCTGTCTTTGTCGATCTTAGAATCCCACGACTTTAGTCGTGGGAGCATGTCAAGGGGTGATTTTGTTGTCGGGACATTCCAAGTGGGCGAACATCAAACACAGAAAGGCAGCCCAGGACGCTAAACGGGGTAACCTTTTCCAGAAACTGGTGCGGGCCATTATCGTCGCGGCCAAGGAGGGCGGCGGGGATCCTTCTATGAATATGCGCCTAAAGACCGCCATTGAACGCGCCAAGGCCGTCAGTGTGCCGATCGAGAACATCACGAGGGGTATCAAGCGTGGGACGGGGGAAATTGAGGGAGCGACTTACGAGGAGTTGACCTATGAGGCCTACGGCCCTGGGGGGGTCGCGGTTTTGATCGAAGTGATGACTGACAACCGCAACCGCACCACGCCGGAAATACGCGCCCTTCTTTCCCGCAACGGCGGGCAGATGGGCGAGGCGGGAAGCGTGGCGTGGATGTTTGAGCGTAAGGGCGTCATTGAAGTAAAAGCGGCCAAAGAAGTCAAGGCAGTCAAGGCAGCCTCAAAACAGGGTATAGACGAAGACGCCCTGATGTCCTGCGGTCTTGAGGCGGGCATGACCGATATGGAGTCATCAGAGGAGGGAGAGGGTTATACTCTTTACAGCGATCCCTCTGACCTTCAGCAGTTGAGGGAGGCTCTCGAAA
This DNA window, taken from Synergistaceae bacterium, encodes the following:
- a CDS encoding transposase, which codes for MKLGDHVYICQECGLKIDRDLNAAMNLKYYNHCKVV
- a CDS encoding AAA family ATPase; its protein translation is MRILNVRFKNLNSLFGEWTIDLTNPAYVSDGIFAITGPTGAGKTTLLDAVCLALYGRTPRLKDVTQGTNEVMSRHTGECFAEVLFETGATYGKEAEKYCAFWGQHRAHKSPGGVLQPPRHEISDAAAGTILQTRQRDTADKIREVTGLTFDQFVRSILLAQGGFSAFLQSDPGDRSPILEQITGTEIYSQISMKVHEVRNIERADFSTLEAEISGMEMLEPEEREALEDQLATQLQSEIEAEKNLECYRAELDWLENMETLQKDLEILEDRHRDLTRRQEGFESERKRLDRAQHALEFGSAYAALNALRKEQEQEKRTLFGCHAKLPELESNVRRSEESVQLANAACSEKQTEQKNLLDLLRKIRELDLKQEEKSAPIREAQEAAENLAKMAGELYIQWEKNRSQFETTQVRLRDVRKFLQDNATDERLAEQLAGMKARFDSLRASLEKRDRLDRERVLALQQKQDAQDYWNGQSILYETAKAKFTLGENVLRKQKGLLDETLGTRTIADWREELSALAERKMKQGQIEEIILRRVEEINVEETLKTRAKTLKNLQKECQDKISEQQDKIQATEKEIEYLETQITLLRRIKDLEEARGHLRNGEPCPLCGSTAHPYASGNMPHMDEVELAMRQIKDNLRKENEALSALQIKNAQLGQETIQNEEEQGRLRIQLQTHEGQLADGLSELELVVPMNVDPLPSLNRQKQKTEEVLQKTRLTIERAEKAEKELRLAREGLERAREERDQLARSQQEAEFRKENTTREWTRLTQEVRLHGEELKNIRADLVHQVLPFGFKNLPDEKPEQVLESLEARSRRWQENYRLRVELEKQISVQERDLHHTRTNLDSSNLELKEKNEMARKLRAEKDALRQQRVSLLGEKDPDTEEAAQAQTVAAALEQVEIRRKDREKVLQDFANMQFRMDELGKSIHIRADSLQKAELAFKKKLLASNFGNEDAYLASCLSETERRTLQERAQTLATERVELDARRMDKKFGLEELRRRQVSNCSLEEVRERKAQATNHYNALQQSIGALRSRLKDEEEFSRKKQNRASAAEKQKQEYLRWEKLHDLIGSADGQKYRNFAQGLTFEMVLSNANQQLQKMMDRYFLVRDENRPLELRVVDNYQAGEVRSAKNLSGGESFIVSLALALGLSQMASQKIRMDSLFLDEGFGALDEEALDVALSTLTGLRREGKMIGIISHVEALKERIATQIEIIPQGDGHSIIRAPGCVRVS
- a CDS encoding hydrogenase maturation protease, with protein sequence MKIWVAGFGNEYREDDGAGVLLASRIYAFLAEDSSLEVSLCLEHQLLPELAEELNVDLAIFCDADAILHEKGFFLREVFPNSRIEGFNMHSMGPEWLLDLAGKTVKAPCRSLLITVSGERFDFSAAPTPLCLERIQRAEVAFKEFWQVLKQGSFSSTPRL
- a CDS encoding YebC/PmpR family DNA-binding transcriptional regulator; protein product: MSGHSKWANIKHRKAAQDAKRGNLFQKLVRAIIVAAKEGGGDPSMNMRLKTAIERAKAVSVPIENITRGIKRGTGEIEGATYEELTYEAYGPGGVAVLIEVMTDNRNRTTPEIRALLSRNGGQMGEAGSVAWMFERKGVIEVKAAKEVKAVKAASKQGIDEDALMSCGLEAGMTDMESSEEGEGYTLYSDPSDLQQLREALEKAKYMIESAETPLVSKTPIEIADVEVARKIFRLIDVLEEHDDTQNVYSNFDVSDDVAAQIEE